The window gagTTATTTCTTGTTAGAGGATTTGAAGTCCTTTTGTCTCTTAAAAACTATGTaattggggactggggttgtggcttaatggtggagtgcttgcctagcacaggtgaggcactgggtttgatcctcagaaccacattagaaaaaaaagcaataaagtaaaggtattgtgtccatctacaaccaaaaaaaaaaaaaaaaactatgtaaatGAATTGTTaggaggaagtgaaagattattttcatttttcttatttattcttttatttattatctagtggtctacttttacttattttttactggggattgaaccctgtgaTGCTCTACACTGAACTACAGCCACAGctctttagttttttaatttttaactcagTTGCTCACTTTCCTAAATTGTTGCTGaatctttgggattacaggtgtgtgcctcagCATTGGACTAATGGTCTTGACCTCTGATGAAATGAACATCAAAAATAGAAAACCACCTTTCAGTTGATACATTGGAACATGATTGAGGCCCTGATACATATGGGCCTTGTGTATGAAATATTGAGAGACAGTTGGAGATTTTATCTTTCTGTAGTaagataaatatgtatttaaactCTGGAACCAGACTATGTTCGAAATTTGAATCTACTGCTAACTGACTTATTctctcagattctttttttttttttttggtgctgggtattgaatccacaggtgcttaaccactgagctatatcccctaccccttttaaaaatattttgagacaaagtctggCTAAATTATGGAGGTTGATCtggaaattgtgatccttctacctctcagcctcccaggtagctgagattacaggtgtgtgccaccatacctggttcaTATGGTAAATTTTTTAATCCTCAGGCTAGCCCTAATGTACATACTATCAGCAGTcatattttatggatgagaaaactaaggtgcAGGGAGGTTAAATgactgttcttaaaaaaaaaaaaaaaaaaatcaagaaacattcattaaaaaaaaaaaaaaaaaaaaagaactttttgtttgtttgtttgatttaggtgctggggaccaagcccagGTCCTGTTcaggtaggcaagtactctgccactcaCTTCTATCCCCATCCTGTGCTGAAATTTGATCAGACAGTCTGATCACCGGATCCATGTATATGACTATACTATAGTGTCTCTAATTTTGAAATTatgcataagaaaaataaaataaacactactTTTAACTTCTCCATCTATATTTAACCACAGTTAGCACATTGGCATATACTAAAATATGCTTTATTGGTCTACATATTAGTAGAAAAACAGTTCATGTAATAATTGGAATTTTTCTGCTTCTGGGTGTATTTGTCTTCAGAATGTGTTACTTGTTTACAGTTCTAACTTGTGATGCATGGCCCAAAATTATGTGTCCTCCTGTTGTCAGGCAAAAACTGTTTAGAGGTGCAGTATGGTTGGTGGTATTTGGATTTTGAACTTGGGGTTCTGTATGATGTCATTTGAAGTATCCTGCAGTGCCCTGTTAAAAGGttttattaatgaaaacaaacacccctgtaatctcagtgactcaggagcccgagtcaggaggatcacaagttcaaggccaacctctgcaattgagagagaccctgtctcaaaataaatgaaatgggcTGAAAGATgggggtttgtggctcagtggcaaagggcctatggtttcaatccctagtaccaaaaaaaaaaaaaaaaaaagaataaaaaggaaagctGCCAATTATAGGAAACACTATCCACATTGAGTTTTTAAAGTGTACTGGACCATTTTAGGCCTCTAATTAAAGATCTGACATTTTGTAGTTAATTTTCCAGTTATTGGGAGAACTTTATACAATTTTAGATTTAGTATGTTAAAAATTTTTCccccagttctggggattgaactcagagtcttgTGGCAGAACCTGTGGCAGAATCACAGGTTCTGCCACTGATGTCCACCATCCTgccccaggtttttttttttttttttaagaattaaatccttttctaatttctctgtgtTCATATGTTAGTATGTAGCTGATTTGATTCTTAGACCTTGCCTTCATAGACATATTGAAGTGGAGGAAAGATGCAGTTACtcaaataaattatggcattggaCTCCATTTTAACAGCACCTTGcaaatcttgtgtgtgtgtgtttgtgtgtggggtttatttatttattttcctcctccccctttttattattattattaatatttgtaataCATATACTTCATATACTTGTTTACAAATTATACAAAGACTGGAAAACTCAATAATCAagtaatgcaattaaaaattaacacataaacaggtatttcactgaagaggataatcaaatggcaaataagcatatgaagaAAAACCCCAGCATTATTCGTTGTTACCTTGCAAGACTTATTATTTACTGACTTACTGTTCCTAGAAGCTTTACAAAGGAAAGTTTAGGGTCTGAATTATTAGTTTGCAAATATAGCTCTAGTTGTTTGTTCTGGAATTTTGGGTTTTGCTCTTGGGGCCCTAACCCAGGGTTTCCTGTGTGCTAAGCatacactttatcactgagctatatcccagccttCGTTCTGGTTTTTAGTTTACTTATGTAGAggtatttcaaattatatttaattattgttGCCACacaacaataattttatttttattattttatttttccccccaagTACTTTTTACTtcgaaaaaaaatttttttttttttaaatctgctaTTTCTCCAGGCTCAGTgggtacacatctataatcccagtgactcaggagactgaggcagaagaatctcaagtttgaggccagctttggcaatttagagagatcctgtctcagaattaaaaagaattgggatgtagatcagtgacccttgggtttaatccctagtaccagaggaaaaacaaaatctgcTACTTTGGGGTACTGCGGCATTCTGGACTCTGGTTTTAGTTTCCATTGTTTGGTGAGGGAAACCTTAAGGAGCCCTGGAGGAGATTCAGTTCTAATGACAACAATAGCAGTAATGATATTACTACTTCCATATCTCTGATCTTGTTGGAGCCTTACCACAACTCTGTGAAATAGATATTGCAATTCTGGTTTTACACAGgaggaaactaagtcttaaaggttTAGTAACTTATCCACAGTCATATGTCTAAAAGGGTAGAGTAAAATTGCCAGCAAATGATGATCAGATTGCAAGGGGAATCTGTAAATAAACTTAGTTCTCACTGCACTGTAGCATACTGTAGGTGATTTTTATGACTagtgaataaatataattatgtcTTAGAATTAAGCAGAAAAATTTGTCAGGTGTGTTCATGTTATTGGGTGGTATGTGTTTGGGGCAGAATCTTGGCATTTGTCTTTTGTAGATATTTCAGTCATATCCTTTTGCTTCTATGTACGTAAAGCTTTTAGTGATTGAGAGTTGATTTGGGGACTCTAATGGCATCACAGACTATTCTTGGCACCCTTTGTCTCAGTCTACTTTTACTTTAAAGGACAGTTTGGgaaacttcttttttccttttaaaaaagaggaatgaaagacACCCTTGACTTCTCCCTCAGTCACAGTCCTGTCTGACTTCAGTTTGACTTAGCTCCTTTTGTTTATAGGGAATGCAGTAAAATCTCTTCTCCAGTGACTGTTAAAGCGTATCGGAGAAGTCCCTTGTCCttttaaagcaaaagcaaatatttGTCTTAAGACAAAAGAGTTGTTTTAGACCCTGTCAGTTTTGATCGGGCAGACTTTTTCTCCTTTGAACTTTTGGTGTGTCTAGGTCCCTGGAAATTGACAAGACATGATCTTTGGTAATCCTGagcttttagttttttagttgtctTGATACTGATATTTGTAGCTGCTCTTTCATCTTCCTTCTGATTTCTGTAGGAACTTAAGGTTGCATCACAGTTTCTGAATCATGACCTATATTTTGTTCTTCCTCTTGAGTTTCAGGAGGtcatgtcagttttttttttttttttttttttttttttaatacaactGCTACTGTTTCCCTCATTCACTGTAAGTTTATAAATGGCTTAGATGCATTTCCTTTAAAGTACTTTTAGATTGCACTATTAGAATAAAGAATCCTCAAAGTGTTTCTTCTGAATATCTCTATATTAGGTGAAATATTAGGAACTGTATTTCTCACACCTGCCTGGCTAGTAATTATTCACTTACGTAGCACTTTGATCAAAGGGCAACCTGGGTCAGGTTCACATGTAGAATTTTTGTCCTAATTTGTGAGTTGTTAGGGTCACCAAGATTAtttcctttgatattttattcttaacCTATTTAGGAGGTTGACTTGCAACTCTTCGATGTTTTtatcatgtacatatttatattattcaGTAATGATTGataaggactggagatgtgactcagtggtagatgcATGCTTAACATAGgagagggcctgggttcaatccctagcacaaaacAAAGAGTGATAGGGGGATATCATGAGGATACAGTTTAAAATTTGTTACCTTGGCACTTTCTAGGGAACTGTGTGCTGTAGAGGTCTAGGAACTTGGGAGTCTTTTACTGTGGAATATGACGACTACTACTACTGTTACTACTATAAtgactaattattatttttcttttatcatcatcatcaccatcattattattagctactggggattgagcccagagcccTTAAATGTTGAGCTGTATCATCCCcggtccttttaattttgagacacgttcttgctaagttgctggggctggctttgaacttgccctcctttcctgccttaaccttccaaataactgggatgacaggcttgtgccactgcgtCCAGCTgaactttttacattttaatacttTGCGGAGAAAACTCCTTCAGTGCAGGCGatcaatatttttccttctgtttgtaTTTGGATGCATCTGATTGTGTACTTTTTAGATTGCGGTCTGTTGAGAAATGTAAGGAACTAAATACTGTTTGACATTTTACAATATGtagttattatcttttttttttctttcttggtactggggattgaacctatctTTTATTTTGGGCCAGggttctttctaagttgctgaggctggctttgaacttgtgatccttctacctcatcctcctgggttgctgggattatgggcatgtactACAATGttcagtgatttctttctttcttcttattttttaaaaaaatttttttgtagttgtaggtggactttattttgtttatttttatgtggtgctgacgatcgaacccagtgcctcacacatgcatggCAAGCtgtctgccactgagttatagccccagcccaattttttctttttaaaaactagattttAGGCCTTTTTTTATCAAGAGCAAAAGTTTTCCCTTcatgatgaaagaaaaatatcagattaacTATTTTAGAGAATGACCTGTTCTTTAGATTTAAAGTAATGCTGTGGAAgatatgacagaaaaaaataaaaattctggggAGAAGGGTCTTTTTGGAGAAGGTATGATTAAATAGGAAAGGGATATTTTCCCCTTTGAGCTAGAATTGTATTTGCAGTAGGAAACTTCTCTTGCAGAATGGGTGTTCTCTAACATTATTCTCCATTCCTTAGATTTCCATGAAGACAACTGACAAGGACCTGAATGGCCTCATTTTAGCTGCTTCAGTGTGTGGAGCTATTACTTGCTCCTTTGTTTCTTGGGCCTGGTGTGACAGTGGCTACTGAGTACCATGAAGGTCGTCCCAGAGAAGAATGCTGTCCGGATACTCTGGGGCCGAGAACGGGGTACTCGGGCCATGGGAGCTCAGCGGCTTCTGCAGGAGTTGGTGGAAGATAAAACCCGGTGGATGAAATGGGAGGGCAAGGTAGGAAAAATGGTTATTTTTGACTTAGATTTGTAGGGATGACAGTAGAATGGGACCTTAGAATGGGTTAGTGATAGAGAACTGAGATAGAATTTATCTTGTGTGGAACAATCAGAATATATGATTTGGGGAGATAGTTtacaaattttgaaagaatttaaggACTAGAAATACCTTTTACCTTTAGAGCTAGACATTTTTTCTGATGATAATTTAGATTTCTCTCTCTGTTTGTAACTTGATTATTgtctccagcttttttttttttaactatacttACAGTGAATTCTAATATAGAATAGCCCATGTGCTTTTGCGATAGGTTAAGCcatagtttataaatattttaacttttttttttttttttttttttttttttttttttgtctcctagAGAGTAGAACTTCCTGATAGTCCACGTTCCACCTTCTTACTGGCCTTCAGCCCAGACAGGTACCTAGTCCTTATCTGTAACTTCACATTAAGATTTGTGACAGCATCACTTTTGGTATGTTTGGACTAGCTTAAACTTTCGAGTTAATCCCTAGATGTTTTGTGAAGCACTGTGTAAGTAGAACTTTGCCAGCttaacataaaagaataaaaaatagatgaGCAGTACTAACCAGAACAGTAATGGGAATATTAAAGGAAATTGTGAACattaaaacttggaaaatttttCAATAACAATCCTTTTGCCTTGGTGATATAGACTACCAATGGCATGATGGCTTTATCAGctggcaaaaatattttatgaagataatAAGTGTCACTTGGGGACAGTGTGGAAAAGCCAGAAGCTTTTAAAGATTTTAGAGTATTTCTGTTGTACATAGATATACTGCCTAATGCACAAGTCTTAGTTTCTTTCATGCTGGAATGGGAATAGTATCAATTTTCTCTGTTGCCCAAAGCTGaaaaaatttattatcttccCACATGCTTCTTAATTTCACTCCAATTCTTTGATTCCCTAGGACTCTCTTAGCCTCCACCCACGTGAACCATAATATCTATATTACGGAGGTGAAGACTGGCAAGTGTGTTCATTCTCTGATTGGACACCGCCGCACTCCATGGTGTGTTACTTTTCATCCTACCATCTCAGGCCTTATTGCTTCTGGCTGCCTAGACGGGGAGGTTAGGATTTGGGATTTACATGTAAGTATTTTCTTaggtcttccttttttttttttttctggtattctAAATATAGACTTATTTGCCAATACGTTCTTAATTCTGGAAGAGAAGCTAGCCATATTCTTAGGACTTCATCTGAGTGCATGTAGTCATTTCTCACTTAATTCATAGTTTTCCATTCTGAAATGAAAAACTATTGGACTACTCTTCTACCTGCCTATTGTGAGATAGAATAGGAGGTTTTAAGATGTGTTTATAATGGATTTCTAATGTTTCAGAGCAAAGATAAGAGCAAGGATTGTACTGTACTCAGATCATGATTGTCAAAGTAAGATGCTCCTTGTCCTTTTGACTGGCCAGTAGGTTGTTCTGTACCGTGTTACACACCTCGCTAGAGTTTCGTAGGCATTAGAAACAGAAACTGCAGGAAAGCTTGTTGCTTGTAGATTGTAAATGACTTGAAGAACTGAGCTGACAGTAATATTTGTCTGATAAATTTGGCACTGCCAGATCACCAGCCTTGGACATTGTTTTACAAATGACATATTTAAAGTCTGTCTGTTAAGTCGTCATTTTATCTTAAATgggttacttttttcttttctttctttctttttttttttcccttttggcagtgctgggggttgatcccattgccttgcacatgctaggtaaatgttgtaccactgagctacacccccaaccccaaatGGACCATTCTTGAAGTTGACTTCCCTCTCTATTAGCAGTTTATAACCAGAAAATATTTGGGCTTGGTTCATTTGCAGGGTGGGAGTGAAAGCTGGTTTACAGATAGCAACAATGCCATTGCCTCCCTGGCTTTCCACCCTACGGCTCAACTCTTGCTGATCGCTACTGCCAATGAGATCCACTTCTGGGATTGGAGCCGACGGGAGCCCTTTGCTGTGGTGAAAACAGCTAGTGAGATGGAACGGGTCCGGTGAGTGCTCCACCCCACTGGCAATGTCTGGCATAGGATTGATAGAACAGAGAACATTTACACCTCAGGAGACAGGTTGTTATCCCTGCTCAGGGCAGGTTATTATCCCCACAActccttctactttttttttttttaagtggtactggggtttgaacctgggACCTGGAATATGTTAAGGTGAATGCTATatctctaagctacatccccagctctataaaatatttattttaaattagggtctcgctaagttgctagaACTGACcccaaatttgtgatcctcttacctcagtctcctatggagctgggattacagatgtacaccaccGTGCCAGGTTATTCCTGCTTTTAAACAGTTGGTTAATCATCTGGGAgcagttcatttttttcattctagtCATCATAATTTTATTAGCTTTATCTTCTGGTCTTTGGAGACCAGGGTCATTCAAACCTTTTTTTAGGTTCCAAACTATCTATGTTTGATATAGTCCTCCTCAGGGGAACTTGGAAGAGATTTGGATGGTGTTTTAAATAGCTTGGTGGGTCACTTCTCACCCTTTCTTGTCTATGGAACTGAACTATGGAGATTTCAATTTGCTAAGTATTACTTATTTAGCCTTTAAGATCAAAACACACATGGGGGGCtcgggttgtagctcagtggtagagcactttcctggcatatatgaggcactgggttcaatcctcagcaccacataaaaataaataaataaaaataagttattgtgtcaatctacaactaaaacacacacacacacatacacacatacacacacacagacacatagagTAGgctaaagatgtagctcagtaacagcgtgcttgcctagcatgcatgagactctgGGGTCAGTCCTtagcactacaaaaagaaaaaaaagaaaagaaattgaaacaaaacagaaaatactacttattttaatgtgttttcttttaatcctTTTGATATTGTAGTTGGATACGTTCTGATTTTCTAGTTTCAGCTATGTTGCTTGTTACTGATACTGTTCATTGCCACCAGAGTGCATATTTCTTCCCAGTGTAGCTGCTGTATGAGGGAAGAATTGAACCTTTGGTAGAGTACAGGAGCATTGTATGCTTTACTTTGAGGTGGGCTCTTAAATATGAACAGATGTATACTTAATGTAGCTGCCTCCTCAGATGCAAACCCAGGtgtttttcaaaagtgaaattgttatttttgtaatatatgtTCCTTTATGTTGGCTAGAAATATTTAGCCTTACTATTTTAATCTCTTCAAATGTTTTGAAAGCATGAAGTGTATGCCTAGGTAATACCATAATTATTGGTAACAATTGTTGTAAATACAAAGAcagtttttcttctcatttaacaTAATCTTTCTatgtatgtctttatttttcttccttctgtgatTCCAGTCTGGTGAGATTTGATCCACTTGGACACTATTTACTCACAGCAATTGTTAACCCCTCTAATCAGCAGGTAAGAATCCAGCAGTTTCAATTCCATCTGAACTGTGAGTTACTTTATAAATGAGAGCTCTAATTCTGATTGGATTGGATTTCAATTCTCAATatctgagtcttttatttttctagttaggACTTTGGTTAACTTCAAATCATATAGTCAGAGTTACAGCCATAATCTTGACAGTAGAGTCAATTTTTAAACCCCCTAGTGATCAGTCACCTCATAACACTTGTTGTCAATAGGACATGTTGGATAGATTGTCACTCATGCCTCTGGCTGCTTTACATTGAGTTTCCCCCACTCTTTTTATGTCATGGAGATGCCTTTGATAAGAGAATTGGTTTGCCATCTGTACTCATTGAGATATGTTGCGAATTGCAAATGAGTAATATATATGATGAATCTGAATCTGAAGGCTGTTAGTCCTTCGTACTTCAAGGGTAGAGAGTTGTTGCTCATCTAAGAAGGTGATTCTCCTTGGATGATTATTGGTCATTTTCTGGATTTACTTGGAATTTCTACCTAACTGCCTTGCTCTACCCCTGCCCCATGCTGGTCCATGTTGCAGGGTGATGACGAACCAGAAATTCCCATAGATGGAACAGAATTATCCCACTACCGTCAGCGTGCTCTCCTGCAATCACAGCCAGTTCGCCGGACGCCTCTCCTCCATAATTTCCTGCACATGCTGTCCTCCCGCTCCTCTGGCATCCAGGTGGGAGAGCAAAGCACAGTGCAAGATTCTGCTACCCCCTCACCCCCACCGCCTCCCCCTCAGCCCTCCACGGAGCGCCCCAGGACTTCCGCTTACATCAGGCTCCGACAGCGGGTCAGTTACCCCAACACAGTTGAGTGCTGCCAGCACCCTGGGATCTTGTGCCTTTGCAGCCGCTGCTCTGGCACTCGAGTTCCTTCCCACTTGCCACACCAGGACAGTGTCCCCCCTGCTTCTGCCAGAGCTACtaccccttccttttcttttgtacaGACCGAGCCCTTCCATCCCCCGGAGCAGGCTTCGTCAACGCAGCAGGACCAGGGCCTCCTGAACCGGCCGTCTGCCTTCAGTACGGTCCAGAGCAGCACTGCTGGCAACACGCTCCGCAACCTCAGTCTGGGTCCCACCCGTCGCTCTTTGGGAGGCCCTCTGTCTAGCCACCCTTCTAGATATCACCGAGAAATAGCCCCTGGGCTGACAGGATCTGAGTGGACCCGGACAGTACTCAGTCTGAACTCGCGCTCTGAGGCAGAAGCAATGCCTCCGCCCAGAACCAGTGCCTCCTCAGTGAGTTTGCTGTCTGTGCTGAGACAGCAGGAAGGTGGCTCTCAGGCGTCTGTGTATACTTCAGCCACAGAAGGGAGGGGTTTTCCAGCATCAGGGTTGGCACCTGAGTCAGATGGAGGGAATGGCTCCAGCCAGAATAACTCAGGCAGCATTCGCCATGAGCTTCAATGTGACCTGAGGCGCTTCTTTTTGGAATATGACCGGCTGCAGGAGCTGGACCAGAGCCTGAGTGGGGAAGCTCCTCAGGCCCAACAGGCCCAGGAAATGCTCAACAATAACATCGAATCTGAGAGGCCAGGCCCTTCTCACCAGCCCACCCCACACAGCAGTGAGAACAACTCCAACCTGTCCCGTGGTCACCTAAATCGCTGCCGAGCCTGCCACAATCTCTTGACCTTCAACAATGATACCCTGCGCTGGGAAAGAACCACACCTAACTACTCTTCTAGTGAGGCTAGCTCCTCCTGGCAGGTCCCCACTTCCTTTGAGGGCATGCAATCAAGTGGCAGCCAGTTACCACCTCTTGAGCGGACTGAAGGCCAGACGCCCAGCTCCAGCAGGCTGGAGTTGAGCAACTCTGCTAGTCCACAGGAGGAGAGGACTGTGGGGGTGGCCTTTAACCAGGAGACAGGCCACTGGGAAAGAATTTATACCCAGTCCAACAGATCTGGAACTGTATCACAGGAAGCCTTACATCAGGATATGCCTGAGGAAAGCTCCGAGGAAGATTCCCTCAGGAGGTAAGCAGTTGTTTTCCTCTGCATCCCTGCCTTTTCTCCTCATATTTCTTCCTTCAGTCCTATAGATGGTGTGGCTCTAACTGAAGTGTCTTGGACCCACGCATCTGGTTCTGATCTCCTCACTGCATAATCTTAGAAAATTTTGCTTTGGTGGCAGAGATAGGATTGGGCCTAGGATGAGTCAGTTGGCAGTATCAGATCTATTTCTGGCTAAATCCAAGGCCCTGGCTTTGGCCTTGAAAAGAGAGTGTAGATGAGGTTAGAGAGGCATGAGGAGATAGAACCACTGACCTCTGCCCTGCCTTTTGACTTTCTTGAAGGATTTTATATATAGGAGTAGTTACTGTGAGATAAGAAAATGTCCTAGAGTGTCTAGGAATAAGTTTCAAAAGAGAATTCCTTTTGGTTTAGATTAGTATATTGTACTGgcttttgtattttgttgctTTAGACAACCTCCTAATCATTACCTTTTGGAATACTGCAGCTTGACAAAGGGCAAagatacataaacacacacacacacacacacacacacacacagatgtttaTATAAAGTAAGTGAAATTCAAAAACAATTTCTAGGTATATatctttgtgtatatgtgtgtgtgtgtgtgtgtgtgtgtgtgtgtgtttggtaccaGAGtatgaacccaggggtactttaccactgagctacatccttggtccttttttatgttttatttcgagacagggtcttgctaaattgctgagtctgaccttgaatttgcaatcctcttgccttggccttctgagttgctgggaatacaggcatgtgccactgcaccggCCAGATAAATGTCTTTAAATAGCATCTT of the Sciurus carolinensis chromosome 11, mSciCar1.2, whole genome shotgun sequence genome contains:
- the Ambra1 gene encoding activating molecule in BECN1-regulated autophagy protein 1 isoform X2 produces the protein MKVVPEKNAVRILWGRERGTRAMGAQRLLQELVEDKTRWMKWEGKRVELPDSPRSTFLLAFSPDRTLLASTHVNHNIYITEVKTGKCVHSLIGHRRTPWCVTFHPTISGLIASGCLDGEVRIWDLHGGSESWFTDSNNAIASLAFHPTAQLLLIATANEIHFWDWSRREPFAVVKTASEMERVRLVRFDPLGHYLLTAIVNPSNQQGDDEPEIPIDGTELSHYRQRALLQSQPVRRTPLLHNFLHMLSSRSSGIQVGEQSTVQDSATPSPPPPPPQPSTERPRTSAYIRLRQRVSYPNTVECCQHPGILCLCSRCSGTRVPSHLPHQDSVPPASARATTPSFSFVQTEPFHPPEQASSTQQDQGLLNRPSAFSTVQSSTAGNTLRNLSLGPTRRSLGGPLSSHPSRYHREIAPGLTGSEWTRTVLSLNSRSEAEAMPPPRTSASSVSLLSVLRQQEGGSQASVYTSATEGRGFPASGLAPESDGGNGSSQNNSGSIRHELQCDLRRFFLEYDRLQELDQSLSGEAPQAQQAQEMLNNNIESERPGPSHQPTPHSSENNSNLSRGHLNRCRACHNLLTFNNDTLRWERTTPNYSSSEASSSWQVPTSFEGMQSSGSQLPPLERTEGQTPSSSRLELSNSASPQEERTVGVAFNQETGHWERIYTQSNRSGTVSQEALHQDMPEESSEEDSLRRLSPAAYYAQRMIQYLSRRDSIRQRSMRYQQNRLRSSTSSSSDNQGPSVEGTDLEFEDFEDNGDRSRHRAPRNARMSAPSLGRFVPRRFLLPEYLPYAGIFHERGQPGLATHSSVNRVLAGAVIGDGQSAVASNIANTTYRLQWWDFTKFDLPEISNASVNVLVQNCKIYNDASCDISADGQLLAAFIPSSQRGFPDEGILAVYSLAPHNLGEMLYTKRFGPNAISVSLSPMGRYVMVGLASRRILLHPSTEHMVAQVFRLQQAHGGETSMRRVFNVLYPMPADQRRHVSINSARWLPEPGLGLAYGTNKGDLVICRPEALNSGVEYYWDQLNETVFTVHSNNRSSERPGTSRATWRTDRDMGLMNAIGLQPRNPTTSVTSQGTQTLALQLQNAETQTEREEQEPGTAASGPGEGEGSEYGASGEDALSRIQRLMAEGGMTAVVQREQSTTMASMGGFGNNIIVSHRIHRSSQTGTESGAARTSSPQPSTSRGLLPEPGQLAERGLSPRTASWDQPGTSGREPPQPTLPSSSPVPIPVPLPSTEGPTLHCNLTNNNHLPDGGGGSRGEATGPSGEPRNR
- the Ambra1 gene encoding activating molecule in BECN1-regulated autophagy protein 1 isoform X4, which encodes MKVVPEKNAVRILWGRERGTRAMGAQRLLQELVEDKTRWMKWEGKRVELPDSPRSTFLLAFSPDRTLLASTHVNHNIYITEVKTGKCVHSLIGHRRTPWCVTFHPTISGLIASGCLDGEVRIWDLHGGSESWFTDSNNAIASLAFHPTAQLLLIATANEIHFWDWSRREPFAVVKTASEMERVRLVRFDPLGHYLLTAIVNPSNQQGDDEPEIPIDGTELSHYRQRALLQSQPVRRTPLLHNFLHMLSSRSSGIQVGEQSTVQDSATPSPPPPPPQPSTERPRTSAYIRLRQRVSYPNTVECCQHPGILCLCSRCSGTRVPSHLPHQDSVPPASARATTPSFSFVQTEPFHPPEQASSTQQDQGLLNRPSAFSTVQSSTAGNTLRNLSLGPTRRSLGGPLSSHPSRYHREIAPGLTGSEWTRTVLSLNSRSEAEAMPPPRTSASSVSLLSVLRQQEGGSQASVYTSATEGRGFPASGLAPESDGGNGSSQNNSGSIRHELQCDLRRFFLEYDRLQELDQSLSGEAPQAQQAQEMLNNNIESERPGPSHQPTPHSSENNSNLSRGHLNRCRACHNLLTFNNDTLRWERTTPNYSSSEASSSWQVPTSFEGMQSSGSQLPPLERTEGQTPSSSRLELSNSASPQEERTVGVAFNQETGHWERIYTQSNRSGTVSQEALHQDMPEESSEEDSLRRDNGDRSRHRAPRNARMSAPSLGRFVPRRFLLPEYLPYAGIFHERGQPGLATHSSVNRVLAGAVIGDGQSAVASNIANTTYRLQWWDFTKFDLPEISNASVNVLVQNCKIYNDASCDISADGQLLAAFIPSSQRGFPDEGILAVYSLAPHNLGEMLYTKRFGPNAISVSLSPMGRYVMVGLASRRILLHPSTEHMVAQVFRLQQAHGGETSMRRVFNVLYPMPADQRRHVSINSARWLPEPGLGLAYGTNKGDLVICRPEALNSGVEYYWDQLNETVFTVHSNNRSSERPGTSRATWRTDRDMGLMNAIGLQPRNPTTSVTSQGTQTLALQLQNAETQTEREEQEPGTAASGPGEGEGSEYGASGEDALSRIQRLMAEGGMTAVVQREQSTTMASMGGFGNNIIVSHRIHRSSQTGTESGAARTSSPQPSTSRGLLPEPGQLAERGLSPRTASWDQPGTSGREPPQPTLPSSSPVPIPVPLPSTEGPTLHCNLTNNNHLPDGGGGSRGEATGPSGEPRNR